The Janthinobacterium lividum genome has a window encoding:
- a CDS encoding ATP-binding cassette domain-containing protein, translating to MIEVKHLAKRFRMPPHKGKGVHISDPREHEGWFHAVRDVSFSCAPGEVLGLLGPNGAGKTTTLRLLSTALQADAGSALVNGVDVLQQPLVARQSIGFLSGSTGLYGRLTARENVEYFGRLHGMPADKLKRRCDELFSLLQMEEYGGKRADQLSTGMKQKCAIARTVVHEPQVVILDEPTTGLDVMSAKILLDFIASYKALRVPLIFSTHHLHEVEKLCDRVCIINRGTTAFNGTVNELRHLGGSADLYDAFVSVINQGA from the coding sequence AGCGATCCGCGCGAACATGAGGGCTGGTTTCACGCCGTACGCGACGTCAGTTTCAGCTGCGCCCCCGGCGAAGTACTGGGCCTGCTGGGGCCGAATGGCGCCGGCAAGACGACCACCCTGCGCCTGTTGTCGACGGCCTTGCAAGCGGATGCGGGCAGCGCCCTCGTGAACGGCGTTGACGTGCTGCAGCAACCGCTGGTGGCGCGCCAGAGCATAGGTTTCCTGTCCGGCTCGACTGGGCTGTATGGCCGCCTGACGGCGCGCGAAAACGTGGAATATTTTGGCCGCCTGCACGGCATGCCGGCCGACAAGCTGAAACGCCGCTGCGATGAACTGTTTTCCCTGCTGCAAATGGAAGAGTACGGCGGCAAGCGGGCCGATCAGTTGTCGACGGGCATGAAACAGAAGTGCGCGATCGCCCGCACCGTCGTGCACGAGCCGCAAGTGGTCATTCTCGACGAGCCGACGACGGGCCTGGATGTGATGTCGGCCAAGATCCTGCTGGACTTCATCGCAAGCTACAAGGCGCTGCGCGTGCCGCTGATCTTTTCCACGCACCACCTGCACGAGGTGGAAAAGCTGTGCGACCGCGTCTGCATCATCAACCGCGGCACCACCGCCTTCAATGGCACGGTCAACGAACTGCGCCACCTGGGCGGCAGCGCGGACTTGTACGACGCCTTTGTCAGCGTCATCAACCAGGGAGCCTGA